A stretch of the Neptunomonas phycophila genome encodes the following:
- the fabI gene encoding enoyl-ACP reductase FabI: MSFSIAGKRGIILGIANRHSIAFGCAKVLHELGAELCITYLNEKSKPYVQPLADVLSPALFLPCDVSNPGELEAVFEAAEKEWGAIDFVIHSIAWSPLAELQGRLVDTSGDGFSKAVDISCHSFIRSAKQAERLMKERGGTLITMSYYGADKVVAHYDMMGPIKAALESSVRYLAAELGESKIRVHSISPGPMPTRAASGLAEFTLLMDAAIEHSPLHQLATPDDVGHMVAFLISDWAKAQTGSLIYVDAGHHIMA; this comes from the coding sequence TGTGCAAAAGTGCTTCATGAGCTGGGTGCGGAGTTATGTATTACCTACCTTAATGAGAAGTCTAAACCTTATGTTCAACCGTTAGCTGATGTGCTGTCCCCTGCTTTGTTTTTGCCGTGCGATGTATCTAATCCGGGTGAGTTGGAGGCGGTTTTTGAAGCGGCAGAAAAAGAATGGGGCGCAATAGATTTTGTTATTCATTCTATCGCGTGGTCACCACTTGCAGAGCTACAAGGCCGGTTAGTTGATACATCAGGGGATGGATTCAGTAAGGCGGTAGATATCTCATGCCACTCATTCATACGTTCGGCAAAACAGGCCGAGCGGCTCATGAAAGAAAGAGGCGGAACTTTAATAACTATGAGCTATTACGGGGCGGATAAAGTGGTTGCTCATTACGATATGATGGGACCAATTAAAGCCGCTTTAGAGTCATCAGTTAGGTACTTAGCCGCTGAGCTGGGTGAATCTAAAATTCGAGTACACTCCATTTCACCCGGACCTATGCCTACTCGAGCGGCGTCTGGATTGGCTGAATTTACGCTGCTGATGGATGCGGCAATAGAACATTCCCCCTTACACCAATTAGCGACACCGGATGATGTAGGCCATATGGTTGCTTTCTTAATCAGTGATTGGGCGAAAGCACAGACAGGAAGTCTTATTTATGTCGATGCAGGGCACCATATTATGGCATAA